A window of Ictalurus furcatus strain D&B chromosome 18, Billie_1.0, whole genome shotgun sequence contains these coding sequences:
- the rasgrp2 gene encoding RAS guanyl-releasing protein 2 isoform X2 has protein sequence MESVLSDQSASVEELVEACIKAFDDGVLKDASAVRLFLMMHPWYISSTDFAKKLLLKSQNCSAACCSQICHLVKYWMSEFPAEFDLNPELAEQIRCLKELLEQNGDVRRSLLIDIDSVPSYEWKRQLSSSIQKKSKTSLLFDHLDSSTLAEHLTYMEYKSFCKILFQDYHSFVMQGCTVDNPILERFITLFNKVSQWIQMMVLSKPTAQQRATVICDFIKVAQRLLELQNFNTLMAVVGGLSNSSISRLKDTQALISSDARKVFEGLVELITSSGNYSRYRQRFSECTGFRFPILGVHLKDLIAVHVALPDWADPEKTRVNLTKTNQLYTILQELALIQITPPEIDANPDLLNLLIVSLDQYNTEEEIYQLSLQREPRSLKLSASSSNPQSPLIEQWASSIKPKADPVIINKHIEKMVESVFKNFDTDGDGHITQKEFESIRNNFPYLSKFDDLDQNQDGRISREEMIKYFAKANSMLNCKMGFVHTFTAMNCFKPTVCQHCSGIMWGFYKQRYKCKVITEETQENLDEEVFDDYL, from the exons ATGGAGAGCGTTTTATCGGATCAGTCAGCCAGTGTGGAAGAACTGGTGGAAGCCTGCATCAAAGCTTTCG ATGATGGAGTGCTAAAGGACGCCTCGGCGGTGCGGCTGTTCCTCATGATGCATCCTTGGTACATTTCCTCCACTGATTTTGCCAAGAAACTCCTTCTGAA GTCTCAGAATTGCTCTGCTGCTTGCTGCTCTCAGATTTGTCATCTTGTCAA GTACTGGATGAGCGAGTTCCCAGCCGAGTTTGACCTGAACCCAGAGCTGGCTGAGCAGATCCGCTGTCTGAAAGAACTGCTTGAGCAGAATGGTGATGTGAGGCGAAGTCTACTCATAGACATAGACAGTGT CCCATCATATGAGTGGAAGCGGCAGCTGTCCTCGAGTATTCAGAAGAAGAGTAAGACCTCTCTGCTATTTGACCACTTGGACTCCTCGACCCTGGCTGAGCACCTGACCTACATGGAGTACAAATCCTTCTGCAAGATCCTG TTCCAGGACTACCACAGCTTTGTGATGCAGGGCtgcactgtggataaccccatCCTGGAGCGCTTCATAACCCTCTTCAACAAGGTGTCACAGTGGATACAAATGATGGTGCTCAGTAAACCTACAGCCCAGCAGAGAGCCACCGTCATCTGTGACTTCATTAAAGTGGCCCAG agGTTGCTGGAGCTGCAGAACTTTAACACTCTAATGGCAGTGGTAGGCGGTCTGAGTAACAGTTCCATCTCGAGACTAAAAGACACTCAGGCTCTTATTAGTAGTGATGCTCGAAAG GTGTTTGAGGGCCTTGTGGAGTTGATAACGTCCAGCGGGAACTACAGCCGCTATCGACAGCGCTTTTCAGAGTGCACTGGCTTCCGTTTCCCCATCCTGGGTGTGCACCTGAAAGACTTGATTGCTGTTCACGTTGCCCTTCCTGACTGGGCTGACCCGGAGAAAACCCGAGTCAACCTCACCAAGACAAATCAACTCTATACCATCCTGCAGGAGCTGGCACTGATCCAGATCACACCACCTGAAATTGATGCCAACCCAGATCTCCTCAACCTGCTCATT GTGTCTCTGGACCAGTACAACACAGAGGAAGAGATCTATCAGCTTTCGCTGCAGAGAGAACCACGCAGCCTAAAATTATCA gCATCCAGCTCAAACCCACAATCTCCTCTAATAGAGCAGTGGGCATCTTCAATCAAACCCAAGGCTGATCCAGTGATCATCAACAAACACATAGAGAAGATGGTGGAG tctgTCTTTAAAAACTTTGACACGGATGGGGATGGCCACATCACTCAAAAGGAGTTTGAAAGCATCAGGAACAACTTTCCTTACCTCAGCAAGTTTGATGACCTCGACCAAAACCA GGATGGTAGAATTAGCCGAGAGGAGATGATTAAGTATTTCGCCAAGGCCAACTCCATGCTGAATTGTAAGATGGGTTTTGTGCACACGTTCACTGCCATGAACTGCTTCAAGCCCACAGTCTGCCAGCACTGCTCAGGCATT ATGTGGGGATTTTACAAGCAAAGATACAAATGCAAAG TAATCACAGAAGAGACTCAAGAGAATCTAGACGAGGAGGTGTTTGATGACTATCTTTGA
- the rasgrp2 gene encoding RAS guanyl-releasing protein 2 isoform X1, producing the protein MESVLSDQSASVEELVEACIKAFDDGVLKDASAVRLFLMMHPWYISSTDFAKKLLLKSQNCSAACCSQICHLVKYWMSEFPAEFDLNPELAEQIRCLKELLEQNGDVRRSLLIDIDSVPSYEWKRQLSSSIQKKSKTSLLFDHLDSSTLAEHLTYMEYKSFCKILFQDYHSFVMQGCTVDNPILERFITLFNKVSQWIQMMVLSKPTAQQRATVICDFIKVAQRLLELQNFNTLMAVVGGLSNSSISRLKDTQALISSDARKVFEGLVELITSSGNYSRYRQRFSECTGFRFPILGVHLKDLIAVHVALPDWADPEKTRVNLTKTNQLYTILQELALIQITPPEIDANPDLLNLLIVSLDQYNTEEEIYQLSLQREPRSLKLSASSSNPQSPLIEQWASSIKPKADPVIINKHIEKMVESVFKNFDTDGDGHITQKEFESIRNNFPYLSKFDDLDQNQDGRISREEMIKYFAKANSMLNCKMGFVHTFTAMNCFKPTVCQHCSGIMWGFYKQRYKCKVCGVSCHKDCCARLAVECRKRTKSVSFDSNIPRISRSFSLPPSTRQNSKPQCAVITEETQENLDEEVFDDYL; encoded by the exons ATGGAGAGCGTTTTATCGGATCAGTCAGCCAGTGTGGAAGAACTGGTGGAAGCCTGCATCAAAGCTTTCG ATGATGGAGTGCTAAAGGACGCCTCGGCGGTGCGGCTGTTCCTCATGATGCATCCTTGGTACATTTCCTCCACTGATTTTGCCAAGAAACTCCTTCTGAA GTCTCAGAATTGCTCTGCTGCTTGCTGCTCTCAGATTTGTCATCTTGTCAA GTACTGGATGAGCGAGTTCCCAGCCGAGTTTGACCTGAACCCAGAGCTGGCTGAGCAGATCCGCTGTCTGAAAGAACTGCTTGAGCAGAATGGTGATGTGAGGCGAAGTCTACTCATAGACATAGACAGTGT CCCATCATATGAGTGGAAGCGGCAGCTGTCCTCGAGTATTCAGAAGAAGAGTAAGACCTCTCTGCTATTTGACCACTTGGACTCCTCGACCCTGGCTGAGCACCTGACCTACATGGAGTACAAATCCTTCTGCAAGATCCTG TTCCAGGACTACCACAGCTTTGTGATGCAGGGCtgcactgtggataaccccatCCTGGAGCGCTTCATAACCCTCTTCAACAAGGTGTCACAGTGGATACAAATGATGGTGCTCAGTAAACCTACAGCCCAGCAGAGAGCCACCGTCATCTGTGACTTCATTAAAGTGGCCCAG agGTTGCTGGAGCTGCAGAACTTTAACACTCTAATGGCAGTGGTAGGCGGTCTGAGTAACAGTTCCATCTCGAGACTAAAAGACACTCAGGCTCTTATTAGTAGTGATGCTCGAAAG GTGTTTGAGGGCCTTGTGGAGTTGATAACGTCCAGCGGGAACTACAGCCGCTATCGACAGCGCTTTTCAGAGTGCACTGGCTTCCGTTTCCCCATCCTGGGTGTGCACCTGAAAGACTTGATTGCTGTTCACGTTGCCCTTCCTGACTGGGCTGACCCGGAGAAAACCCGAGTCAACCTCACCAAGACAAATCAACTCTATACCATCCTGCAGGAGCTGGCACTGATCCAGATCACACCACCTGAAATTGATGCCAACCCAGATCTCCTCAACCTGCTCATT GTGTCTCTGGACCAGTACAACACAGAGGAAGAGATCTATCAGCTTTCGCTGCAGAGAGAACCACGCAGCCTAAAATTATCA gCATCCAGCTCAAACCCACAATCTCCTCTAATAGAGCAGTGGGCATCTTCAATCAAACCCAAGGCTGATCCAGTGATCATCAACAAACACATAGAGAAGATGGTGGAG tctgTCTTTAAAAACTTTGACACGGATGGGGATGGCCACATCACTCAAAAGGAGTTTGAAAGCATCAGGAACAACTTTCCTTACCTCAGCAAGTTTGATGACCTCGACCAAAACCA GGATGGTAGAATTAGCCGAGAGGAGATGATTAAGTATTTCGCCAAGGCCAACTCCATGCTGAATTGTAAGATGGGTTTTGTGCACACGTTCACTGCCATGAACTGCTTCAAGCCCACAGTCTGCCAGCACTGCTCAGGCATT ATGTGGGGATTTTACAAGCAAAGATACAAATGCAAAG TGTGTGGTGTTAGCTGTCATAAAGACTGCTGTGCTCGTTTGGCTGTTGAGTGTAGAAAACGGACAAAAAGTGTTAGTTTTGACAGCAACATTCCACGTATTAGCCGCTCTTTCAGCTTGCCTCCTTCTACTAGACAGAACTCCAAACCTCAGTGTGCAG TAATCACAGAAGAGACTCAAGAGAATCTAGACGAGGAGGTGTTTGATGACTATCTTTGA
- the rasgrp2 gene encoding RAS guanyl-releasing protein 2 isoform X3, with the protein MVIPSYEWKRQLSSSIQKKSKTSLLFDHLDSSTLAEHLTYMEYKSFCKILFQDYHSFVMQGCTVDNPILERFITLFNKVSQWIQMMVLSKPTAQQRATVICDFIKVAQRLLELQNFNTLMAVVGGLSNSSISRLKDTQALISSDARKVFEGLVELITSSGNYSRYRQRFSECTGFRFPILGVHLKDLIAVHVALPDWADPEKTRVNLTKTNQLYTILQELALIQITPPEIDANPDLLNLLIVSLDQYNTEEEIYQLSLQREPRSLKLSASSSNPQSPLIEQWASSIKPKADPVIINKHIEKMVESVFKNFDTDGDGHITQKEFESIRNNFPYLSKFDDLDQNQDGRISREEMIKYFAKANSMLNCKMGFVHTFTAMNCFKPTVCQHCSGIMWGFYKQRYKCKVCGVSCHKDCCARLAVECRKRTKSVSFDSNIPRISRSFSLPPSTRQNSKPQCAVITEETQENLDEEVFDDYL; encoded by the exons ATGGTGAT CCCATCATATGAGTGGAAGCGGCAGCTGTCCTCGAGTATTCAGAAGAAGAGTAAGACCTCTCTGCTATTTGACCACTTGGACTCCTCGACCCTGGCTGAGCACCTGACCTACATGGAGTACAAATCCTTCTGCAAGATCCTG TTCCAGGACTACCACAGCTTTGTGATGCAGGGCtgcactgtggataaccccatCCTGGAGCGCTTCATAACCCTCTTCAACAAGGTGTCACAGTGGATACAAATGATGGTGCTCAGTAAACCTACAGCCCAGCAGAGAGCCACCGTCATCTGTGACTTCATTAAAGTGGCCCAG agGTTGCTGGAGCTGCAGAACTTTAACACTCTAATGGCAGTGGTAGGCGGTCTGAGTAACAGTTCCATCTCGAGACTAAAAGACACTCAGGCTCTTATTAGTAGTGATGCTCGAAAG GTGTTTGAGGGCCTTGTGGAGTTGATAACGTCCAGCGGGAACTACAGCCGCTATCGACAGCGCTTTTCAGAGTGCACTGGCTTCCGTTTCCCCATCCTGGGTGTGCACCTGAAAGACTTGATTGCTGTTCACGTTGCCCTTCCTGACTGGGCTGACCCGGAGAAAACCCGAGTCAACCTCACCAAGACAAATCAACTCTATACCATCCTGCAGGAGCTGGCACTGATCCAGATCACACCACCTGAAATTGATGCCAACCCAGATCTCCTCAACCTGCTCATT GTGTCTCTGGACCAGTACAACACAGAGGAAGAGATCTATCAGCTTTCGCTGCAGAGAGAACCACGCAGCCTAAAATTATCA gCATCCAGCTCAAACCCACAATCTCCTCTAATAGAGCAGTGGGCATCTTCAATCAAACCCAAGGCTGATCCAGTGATCATCAACAAACACATAGAGAAGATGGTGGAG tctgTCTTTAAAAACTTTGACACGGATGGGGATGGCCACATCACTCAAAAGGAGTTTGAAAGCATCAGGAACAACTTTCCTTACCTCAGCAAGTTTGATGACCTCGACCAAAACCA GGATGGTAGAATTAGCCGAGAGGAGATGATTAAGTATTTCGCCAAGGCCAACTCCATGCTGAATTGTAAGATGGGTTTTGTGCACACGTTCACTGCCATGAACTGCTTCAAGCCCACAGTCTGCCAGCACTGCTCAGGCATT ATGTGGGGATTTTACAAGCAAAGATACAAATGCAAAG TGTGTGGTGTTAGCTGTCATAAAGACTGCTGTGCTCGTTTGGCTGTTGAGTGTAGAAAACGGACAAAAAGTGTTAGTTTTGACAGCAACATTCCACGTATTAGCCGCTCTTTCAGCTTGCCTCCTTCTACTAGACAGAACTCCAAACCTCAGTGTGCAG TAATCACAGAAGAGACTCAAGAGAATCTAGACGAGGAGGTGTTTGATGACTATCTTTGA